In the genome of Leptospira koniambonensis, one region contains:
- a CDS encoding toxin yields the protein MIFDWDNDKNETLKSKRNISFERVVVEIESGSVLEILKHPNKKKYPNQILLIVEIDNYAWVIPAIENKDTFFFKTAYPSRKYTSIYLPEANL from the coding sequence GTGATCTTTGATTGGGATAATGACAAGAACGAAACCTTAAAATCTAAGCGAAATATAAGCTTTGAAAGGGTAGTTGTTGAAATTGAATCTGGATCAGTTTTGGAAATCTTAAAGCATCCGAATAAAAAAAAGTATCCTAATCAAATCTTACTAATTGTGGAAATTGATAATTATGCTTGGGTAATTCCTGCAATCGAGAACAAGGATACGTTCTTCTTTAAAACAGCATATCCTTCAAGGAAATACACTAGTATATATCTACCGGAGGCAAATTTATGA
- a CDS encoding antitoxin: MKYKLSQEEKDLESSIERNEWKPVDNKAQYLKRFKSAAKNTLLKDKRMNIRIAGKDIQLLKTKALEIGIPYQTLVSSILHQYVTGKLTER; encoded by the coding sequence ATGAAGTATAAACTTAGCCAAGAAGAAAAAGATTTAGAATCTTCTATTGAGAGAAATGAATGGAAGCCGGTTGATAATAAAGCTCAGTATTTAAAAAGATTCAAATCTGCTGCCAAGAATACTTTATTAAAAGATAAAAGAATGAATATCAGGATAGCTGGAAAAGATATTCAATTGTTAAAGACCAAAGCATTGGAAATTGGAATTCCTTATCAGACTTTGGTTTCAAGTATATTGCATCAGTATGTTACTGGTAAATTAACAGAACGCTAA
- a CDS encoding DUF7660 family protein, whose amino-acid sequence MELHNLLEAVHDENSFLDFVKALLKEINEDLELEKKTPRNLFGPTHNGWENTTLDAYFDSAVAWAEDSDFGKSQGISDNLWNKFATFLYCGKIYE is encoded by the coding sequence ATGGAATTACATAACCTATTGGAAGCGGTTCATGACGAAAATTCATTCTTAGATTTTGTAAAGGCTTTGTTAAAAGAGATAAACGAAGATCTTGAATTGGAAAAAAAGACACCTCGTAATCTTTTTGGACCGACTCATAACGGCTGGGAGAATACAACATTGGATGCCTATTTTGATAGCGCAGTTGCTTGGGCAGAAGATAGTGATTTCGGTAAAAGCCAGGGAATAAGTGATAATTTATGGAATAAATTTGCAACCTTTCTCTATTGTGGGAAAATTTATGAATAG
- a CDS encoding RDD family protein, with protein MKYFIQFITFIFILIVFEIIITYSIEAVVGRELTEKDIYSSPLKFLAIVEFVFSFVLMRIFVKKGILPYNKEKLLHNSENQNPLIKFSASLADRYLAMVFDTIIMFIILILCAKTITVFSIENQLLRILILSPLFLYDPLFVYFFGVTPGHYLKGLKVVSSSNSKLTLLNCMIRFVLKFVLGMVSLVFLLTERKQALHDRITSTFVIYSKNYTESKGRS; from the coding sequence ATGAAGTATTTTATTCAATTTATAACTTTCATATTTATACTAATAGTATTTGAAATAATTATAACTTACAGCATCGAAGCTGTCGTTGGACGAGAATTAACCGAGAAAGATATTTATAGTAGCCCCCTTAAATTTTTGGCTATTGTCGAATTTGTATTTTCATTTGTGTTAATGAGGATATTCGTTAAAAAGGGGATTCTTCCCTATAATAAAGAAAAACTTTTACACAATTCCGAAAACCAAAACCCATTAATTAAATTTTCCGCTTCATTGGCAGATCGATATTTGGCGATGGTATTTGATACAATTATAATGTTTATTATTCTTATTCTTTGCGCTAAAACGATAACGGTATTTTCAATTGAAAATCAATTATTGCGAATATTGATTCTATCTCCTTTGTTTTTGTATGATCCTTTATTTGTTTACTTTTTTGGAGTAACTCCTGGACATTATTTGAAAGGACTGAAAGTTGTCTCTTCTTCTAATTCAAAATTGACCTTGTTAAATTGTATGATCAGATTTGTTTTAAAATTTGTTCTCGGAATGGTTTCACTTGTCTTTTTATTAACAGAAAGGAAACAAGCCTTGCATGACCGAATTACTTCTACTTTTGTCATTTATAGCAAAAATTACACAGAAAGTAAGGGTCGGTCGTAA
- a CDS encoding DUF1772 domain-containing protein translates to MNNKLLTKIILFTALFSYSWVVGQSYMYVIALEDVQMAMDAPAYIELRQLLDTSFRANFKFVVIGALASNLLLVIVTVRNCRSLLFITAALSFLALIVDTLLTLKGNVPLNNLINTWTATSHPGDWSNIRANWLQIFHYRQMANGSGFVILLAGAIFGLGHSKSSAS, encoded by the coding sequence ATGAATAACAAGTTACTCACAAAAATAATCCTTTTTACCGCGTTGTTTAGCTATAGCTGGGTTGTTGGTCAATCTTATATGTATGTAATTGCTCTTGAGGATGTGCAGATGGCAATGGATGCCCCTGCCTACATTGAACTGCGTCAACTGCTCGATACAAGTTTCAGAGCAAACTTCAAGTTTGTTGTGATTGGGGCACTTGCAAGCAATCTCTTACTTGTGATCGTCACAGTTCGAAACTGTCGAAGCCTTCTCTTTATCACTGCCGCACTTTCATTTCTTGCATTGATTGTAGATACTCTATTGACTTTGAAAGGGAATGTACCCCTTAACAATCTGATCAACACTTGGACTGCTACCAGCCACCCAGGTGATTGGTCAAATATCCGAGCAAATTGGCTCCAGATTTTTCATTATCGTCAGATGGCGAATGGTTCCGGTTTTGTGATTTTGCTTGCAGGAGCAATCTTTGGGCTGGGCCATTCAAAATCTTCCGCTTCATGA
- a CDS encoding DUF4291 domain-containing protein has protein sequence MNKIKQKLILQKYNEQRADWPNSGKHIMAQYTDDSIVVYQAFRNEIADYAVSRQHFGGTFSFSRMSWIKPNFLWMMYRCGWASKEGQERVLAVRIKKEGFEKILARAVHSSYSEGIYKSREDWHFAGEKSDVRLQWDPDHDPFGKPLARRAIQLGLRGETLRSYATDWIIEIEDITEMVRESRIYLKEDNLGQLCSPRERVYSPIDQEGSKHIFY, from the coding sequence ATGAATAAAATAAAACAAAAATTAATATTACAAAAATACAACGAACAAAGAGCAGATTGGCCTAATTCTGGTAAACATATAATGGCTCAATATACAGACGATTCAATAGTTGTGTATCAGGCTTTTCGAAATGAAATTGCAGACTATGCAGTGTCTAGACAACATTTCGGGGGCACTTTTTCATTTTCGAGGATGAGTTGGATTAAGCCAAATTTTCTTTGGATGATGTATAGATGTGGTTGGGCAAGTAAAGAGGGTCAAGAAAGGGTCTTAGCTGTCAGAATTAAAAAAGAAGGTTTTGAAAAAATTTTAGCACGGGCTGTTCACTCTTCCTATTCTGAAGGTATATATAAATCTAGAGAAGATTGGCATTTTGCAGGTGAAAAATCAGATGTGCGGCTTCAATGGGATCCAGATCACGATCCTTTCGGAAAACCATTGGCCCGTCGAGCGATTCAGCTAGGTCTTAGAGGTGAGACTCTCAGATCGTACGCAACAGATTGGATAATAGAGATTGAAGATATTACAGAAATGGTGAGAGAGAGTCGAATATATTTGAAGGAGGATAATTTGGGGCAGCTGTGTTCTCCCCGGGAAAGAGTGTATTCTCCAATTGATCAAGAAGGATCAAAGCATATTTTTTATTAG
- a CDS encoding L,D-transpeptidase family protein codes for MKIFITLIILTFSFSLSSKETTSIFVKKSERKLIVNQNGVIILELTISLGFSPGGNKSEEGDGKTPEGEYKLDYLIDDWAYYKAFHISYPRVDQIRKAKEKGISPGSGILIHGMKPKWNWVGQLHTFWDWTNGCIAVTNEEMDKLIELVPVGSKIIIEP; via the coding sequence ATGAAAATATTTATAACGCTAATCATTTTAACATTTTCATTTTCTTTATCTTCTAAAGAAACAACTTCCATTTTTGTAAAGAAAAGTGAAAGAAAACTTATAGTTAATCAAAATGGCGTAATTATATTAGAGCTTACAATTTCGCTTGGATTCAGTCCTGGTGGAAATAAATCAGAAGAAGGCGATGGAAAAACTCCTGAGGGAGAATATAAGTTAGACTATTTAATAGATGATTGGGCATACTACAAGGCTTTTCATATTTCGTATCCTAGAGTTGATCAAATAAGGAAGGCAAAAGAAAAAGGAATAAGCCCTGGTAGTGGGATTCTAATTCATGGGATGAAACCAAAATGGAATTGGGTAGGGCAACTACATACATTTTGGGATTGGACTAATGGTTGTATTGCAGTTACTAACGAGGAAATGGATAAGTTGATAGAGCTCGTGCCAGTCGGTTCAAAAATTATCATTGAGCCATGA
- a CDS encoding MepB family protein, producing the protein MQKETSILNSLPGALTEVNVLFSENCNIEIKDYQIEKESLDYNAASFNLNKKQVIFRLAKITPKKTGMFVTLWKRNRNQITIPFHKDDNVDLVIVEVRKSDRIGYFVFNKEILIEKGIITSSKEGKRGFRIYPLWELPSNKQAIASQTWQSHYFFEHTKINKGDRSRLRELINIKKSDNKAKI; encoded by the coding sequence ATGCAGAAAGAAACATCGATATTGAATTCACTTCCGGGGGCCTTAACTGAAGTTAATGTTTTATTCTCGGAAAATTGTAATATAGAAATTAAAGACTATCAGATAGAAAAAGAAAGCTTGGATTATAATGCAGCTAGTTTTAATTTAAATAAAAAACAAGTTATCTTTAGATTAGCGAAAATCACTCCCAAAAAAACTGGAATGTTTGTTACTCTTTGGAAAAGAAATCGAAATCAAATTACGATTCCTTTTCATAAAGATGATAACGTCGACTTAGTCATTGTTGAAGTGAGAAAATCTGATCGAATTGGGTATTTTGTCTTTAATAAAGAAATTCTCATTGAAAAAGGTATTATTACTTCAAGTAAAGAAGGAAAAAGAGGATTTAGGATCTATCCGCTATGGGAATTACCTTCTAATAAGCAGGCTATTGCATCTCAGACGTGGCAATCACACTATTTCTTTGAGCATACAAAAATAAATAAGGGTGATCGTTCGCGTCTCCGAGAATTAATTAATATTAAAAAATCAGACAATAAAGCAAAAATATGA
- a CDS encoding VOC family protein — protein sequence MIQQKITPCLWVEKDAKAVAEYYLSIFKDGKLKDYRLFTKMPKDGNPDSDDLSGEFETAVMELAGVEFSILAAGPLFKFNEAISLVINCKDQAEVDYYWDALTTNGGEEGPCGWCKDKYGLSWQVVPTEYFDLIHNSDPVISRKAMMNTFKQKKLILSELK from the coding sequence ATGATACAACAAAAAATCACCCCTTGTCTGTGGGTAGAAAAAGATGCAAAAGCTGTAGCTGAATATTACCTATCAATATTTAAAGATGGTAAATTAAAGGACTATCGCTTATTTACGAAAATGCCAAAAGACGGTAACCCTGATAGCGACGATTTATCAGGCGAATTTGAGACAGCTGTAATGGAATTAGCAGGTGTTGAATTTAGTATATTGGCAGCAGGGCCATTATTTAAATTTAATGAAGCAATATCTCTTGTTATTAATTGCAAAGACCAAGCAGAAGTAGATTACTATTGGGATGCCTTGACAACTAATGGTGGTGAAGAGGGACCTTGCGGTTGGTGTAAAGATAAGTATGGGTTATCTTGGCAGGTGGTTCCAACTGAATATTTTGACCTCATTCATAATAGCGATCCAGTAATAAGTAGAAAAGCAATGATGAACACCTTCAAACAAAAGAAACTAATACTTTCTGAGTTAAAGTAA
- a CDS encoding dihydrofolate reductase family protein, translating into MRKLIAAINMTIDGFCDHTSGIPDKEIHQHYADLLRSADAALYGRITYQLMEFWKTVLENPTGDKAMDDFAVAIDSTQKIVFSRTLKNVDWKSAKLASQDLEKEVLELKQQSGKDVFVCSPSLIVALTKLNLIDEYQLCVHPVVAGSGLPLFKNISEKIILKLIKTKIFNSGAVILYYEPTSLGR; encoded by the coding sequence ATGAGAAAGTTAATTGCAGCAATCAACATGACGATTGATGGGTTTTGTGACCATACATCAGGTATCCCTGATAAAGAAATACATCAACATTACGCTGACTTGTTGAGAAGTGCTGATGCCGCTTTATATGGTAGGATAACTTACCAGCTTATGGAATTTTGGAAAACCGTACTTGAAAATCCCACAGGCGATAAAGCAATGGACGACTTTGCAGTTGCAATTGACAGCACGCAGAAAATTGTCTTTTCCCGGACACTGAAAAATGTAGATTGGAAAAGTGCGAAATTAGCAAGCCAAGACCTTGAGAAAGAAGTTTTGGAACTCAAACAACAATCGGGTAAAGATGTTTTTGTGTGCAGTCCGAGCTTGATTGTAGCTCTGACAAAACTTAATTTAATAGATGAATATCAGCTTTGTGTTCACCCTGTCGTCGCAGGAAGCGGTTTGCCGTTATTTAAAAACATCAGCGAAAAAATTATTCTTAAACTCATAAAGACCAAAATATTTAACAGCGGCGCAGTCATTCTTTATTATGAACCAACAAGCCTTGGTCGTTAG
- a CDS encoding RNA recognition motif domain-containing protein: MSSKLFVGGLSWSTTDQTLRQVFEAHGAIQEANIVVDRETGRSRGFGFVTFADQDSAQAAVAELNGKEVDGRNITVSIAEERSRSDRNRNNDRKFKRDRW, encoded by the coding sequence ATGTCATCCAAACTATTTGTTGGTGGACTCAGTTGGTCAACAACTGACCAAACTTTACGTCAAGTATTTGAAGCCCACGGCGCTATTCAAGAAGCGAATATAGTGGTTGATCGCGAAACTGGAAGATCGAGAGGTTTCGGTTTTGTCACTTTTGCTGACCAAGATTCTGCCCAAGCAGCAGTTGCAGAACTTAATGGTAAGGAAGTGGATGGACGAAACATCACAGTTTCAATTGCGGAAGAAAGATCAAGATCTGACCGCAATAGAAATAACGATAGAAAGTTCAAACGCGACCGTTGGTAA
- a CDS encoding YiiX family permuted papain-like enzyme, protein MNKTLLLSIILLTSIWGLKAEQIKSSDLMEGDIIFHESNSEQAQAIKAATKSRYTHVGVIFKYGNDFKVLEAVEPVRITPLSAFIKRGQKNHYVIKRLKDRESVLTESKIQDMKKYGDSLLGRHYDIYFGWQDDRIYCTELIWKLYDKFTDKKLGNLKTLKDFDLSSSKVQYLMKKRYGNNIPYSEPVISPVDMFNSTELITIISHN, encoded by the coding sequence ATGAATAAGACTCTTTTACTATCAATAATTCTTTTGACATCTATTTGGGGCTTGAAAGCTGAACAGATTAAATCTTCCGATTTAATGGAAGGGGACATTATATTCCATGAATCAAACTCTGAACAGGCTCAAGCAATTAAAGCAGCAACTAAATCAAGATACACTCATGTTGGGGTCATTTTTAAATACGGAAATGATTTTAAGGTTCTTGAGGCAGTAGAGCCTGTAAGAATTACTCCGTTATCCGCTTTCATTAAGAGAGGCCAGAAGAACCACTATGTTATCAAGCGACTTAAAGATCGTGAAAGTGTATTAACAGAAAGTAAAATTCAAGATATGAAAAAATATGGGGACTCTCTATTAGGCCGACACTACGATATTTATTTTGGCTGGCAAGACGATCGCATTTATTGCACTGAATTAATCTGGAAATTGTATGATAAATTTACAGATAAGAAACTAGGTAATTTAAAAACCTTGAAAGATTTTGATCTATCATCATCAAAAGTGCAGTATTTAATGAAAAAGAGATATGGAAATAATATTCCTTATTCTGAGCCGGTGATTTCTCCTGTTGATATGTTTAACTCTACGGAATTGATTACAATAATTAGTCATAATTAA
- a CDS encoding SH3 domain-containing protein, producing the protein MKIRSLFFSICLTCLFAQDLLGLETKDSCFTIYPNVLVRSSPSQKGRIVRKIEQSTFIEIEEHNTSEISKIEIRNNPIEGNWVKVSDGWIFSGLIKCIPRIAFTFSSSSVYHRDELPFKPDDLADWIAIYNRKGIYSRELIEIEVKREHDSVLDEKKSVKTGYRVSAKDDPVVLVKGISFKKGSYTINKKNLPSSIGLGEKYEFTFGNNKYVLKSSGEQIDSERVRNYKLTLKKNNNEMIIDSAEERYELPSLVFAGDIDGDGELDFIFDLTGHYNLSDLYLYISSEKENDFFVVPVSNHLTRGC; encoded by the coding sequence ATGAAAATCCGAAGTTTATTCTTTTCTATTTGCTTAACATGTCTCTTTGCTCAAGACCTTCTTGGTTTAGAGACAAAAGATTCTTGTTTTACTATTTATCCAAATGTATTAGTTAGGTCTAGTCCAAGCCAAAAAGGAAGGATAGTTCGTAAAATAGAACAGTCCACTTTTATTGAAATCGAGGAGCATAATACATCAGAAATATCTAAGATCGAGATAAGGAACAATCCAATCGAAGGAAATTGGGTAAAAGTATCGGATGGTTGGATCTTTAGTGGATTGATAAAGTGTATTCCAAGGATAGCATTCACATTCTCATCTTCTTCAGTATATCATCGTGATGAATTACCTTTCAAACCAGACGATCTCGCCGATTGGATCGCAATATATAATCGCAAGGGCATATATTCTCGTGAATTGATTGAAATTGAAGTTAAAAGAGAACATGATTCCGTTCTAGATGAAAAGAAAAGTGTAAAGACCGGATATAGAGTGTCTGCAAAAGATGATCCGGTCGTTCTTGTTAAAGGCATATCATTTAAAAAGGGGAGTTATACAATTAATAAAAAGAATCTTCCTTCTTCCATTGGATTAGGGGAAAAATATGAATTTACCTTTGGGAATAATAAATACGTTCTTAAATCTAGCGGTGAACAAATTGACTCGGAAAGAGTAAGAAATTATAAATTAACTCTTAAAAAGAATAATAATGAAATGATTATTGATTCTGCTGAAGAACGATATGAATTACCATCTCTTGTTTTTGCCGGAGATATAGATGGAGACGGCGAATTAGATTTCATATTTGATTTAACAGGTCATTATAATCTTTCAGACCTATATTTATATATTTCTTCAGAAAAGGAAAATGATTTCTTCGTGGTGCCAGTCTCAAATCATCTAACGCGCGGGTGTTAG
- a CDS encoding alpha/beta hydrolase — protein sequence MERRAIFSSIVVIITLILLYPFLFRKLVYFGKDEKIDPNQVPGELITISNSDRKVNAHLLLGKDLSKGIVILLHGQGGTMYGEARFFKYFYEHGYSALLVEYAGFGLSKQYSPSESNLYDDSEKIIKYVQDKYNFSKKKTILWGRSLGSGVALELSLRDISSHLILVTPYTSLAEVAKYKYSRFIPDFIILDKFDNLSKATKVRLPTLIIGAKLDTLTPAFMANQLNKQINGSTYIELINSDHFTINENITSLEWIKIVSFLQKI from the coding sequence TTGGAAAGAAGAGCTATTTTCTCCTCGATCGTAGTCATTATAACATTAATACTTCTGTATCCCTTTTTATTTAGAAAGTTGGTTTATTTTGGAAAGGATGAGAAAATTGATCCAAACCAAGTCCCCGGCGAATTGATTACGATAAGCAACTCTGATAGAAAAGTAAATGCTCATTTGCTCTTAGGAAAAGATCTATCGAAGGGGATCGTTATTCTACTTCATGGACAAGGAGGAACCATGTATGGAGAAGCAAGGTTCTTCAAATATTTTTATGAACATGGTTATTCTGCTCTTTTAGTAGAATATGCAGGGTTTGGATTATCAAAACAATATTCACCAAGTGAATCTAATTTATATGATGATTCGGAAAAAATTATCAAATATGTTCAGGATAAATATAATTTTTCTAAGAAGAAAACAATCTTGTGGGGCAGATCATTAGGCAGTGGTGTTGCTTTGGAATTGTCTTTAAGAGATATATCTTCTCATCTAATTCTTGTGACCCCATATACTTCATTAGCCGAAGTAGCGAAATATAAATATTCTCGTTTTATTCCTGACTTTATCATTTTAGACAAGTTTGATAATCTTTCGAAAGCGACAAAAGTGCGGCTACCAACGTTAATCATTGGAGCAAAATTAGACACATTGACTCCTGCTTTTATGGCGAACCAATTGAATAAGCAGATCAATGGCTCAACCTATATAGAATTAATTAATTCTGATCATTTTACTATTAATGAAAATATAACTTCTTTGGAATGGATCAAAATTGTATCTTTCTTACAGAAGATATGA
- a CDS encoding serine aminopeptidase domain-containing protein, translating to MNKLIRTIKIFAICVFVLICFFIGSHVLVLITLAPVRANIGNLPPGYKEIEFRSDSGEDIRGWFYNSSSKKGTIILLHGIRANRLAMLARSNFLIKYGYSILLIDFQSHGESSGELITIGIKESQDVRSAIRYIQEKQGKSKIGIIGSSLGGASALLADISEEIDFMIVESVFSTIDSAIRNRVASKIAKPIALLTPIAYYILKYEINISESGLNPIDHIKKVKCPIFVISGRDDLYTFESEAEEMYQRAQTPKELWLVSNAGHVDLHAFSRVEYENKVLSFIERHMN from the coding sequence ATGAATAAGTTAATTAGAACTATAAAGATTTTTGCAATATGTGTCTTTGTTTTAATTTGCTTCTTTATTGGATCTCACGTATTGGTTTTAATTACGCTCGCGCCAGTCCGTGCAAATATTGGAAATTTGCCTCCAGGCTATAAAGAAATCGAATTTAGATCTGACTCAGGAGAAGATATTCGAGGTTGGTTTTATAACTCATCAAGTAAAAAAGGAACGATAATACTTTTACATGGCATCAGGGCAAACCGTCTAGCCATGTTAGCAAGATCAAACTTTCTTATTAAGTATGGATATTCAATTCTTCTGATCGATTTTCAATCACATGGTGAAAGTAGTGGTGAGTTAATTACAATAGGTATAAAAGAAAGTCAAGATGTCAGAAGCGCAATCCGTTATATACAAGAAAAGCAAGGTAAATCTAAAATAGGAATAATTGGTAGTTCATTAGGTGGTGCATCCGCACTTTTAGCGGACATCTCCGAAGAAATAGATTTCATGATTGTTGAGTCAGTATTTTCAACTATAGATTCTGCTATACGAAATCGAGTTGCTTCTAAGATCGCTAAACCTATAGCACTCTTAACACCAATTGCATATTATATTCTTAAGTATGAAATTAATATCTCAGAAAGTGGATTAAATCCAATAGATCATATTAAGAAAGTAAAATGTCCAATCTTTGTGATTTCTGGCAGAGATGATTTGTACACCTTTGAATCTGAAGCTGAGGAAATGTATCAACGAGCCCAAACTCCAAAAGAACTTTGGCTTGTCAGTAATGCGGGCCACGTTGATCTGCATGCTTTCAGTCGAGTAGAATATGAAAATAAAGTTCTTTCGTTCATTGAAAGACATATGAATTAG
- a CDS encoding rhomboid family intramembrane serine protease → MNCPRCSSLLIKKKSSTDLHYACNSCEGKIYSRFDFIRYYSGDIAKNLIQSLRGAEKKNSTPYNIKCPQCYNNFLQIQLFFKEEYHPIDYCNSCDYIWLDKSEIDVFYKANSGSVTRKLEFEAYKLKEHLEKDREVEVEYAESPKERIYQILGLPIEKDYESLKKPALLTWSIAGICILFSIFNWLTTDDLSQFGLLPSDPFRNFGLSFITSFFQHANLLHLLGNMYFLVIFGDNIENELGKIKTLILLVTAAIFGDLIDLIVRFDSNVPSIGASGGIAGFLTFYCLRFQNNKLSISFPQNYRHWLERRYWNVKAPYFALYWIVAQLIGIFLVSNINYTVHLSGAAIGILTYYYYRKK, encoded by the coding sequence ATGAATTGTCCACGATGTAGTTCACTCTTAATAAAGAAAAAGTCTTCAACGGATTTACATTATGCGTGTAATTCATGCGAAGGAAAGATCTATAGTAGATTTGATTTTATACGATATTACTCGGGAGATATTGCAAAAAATCTTATACAATCTCTTCGAGGAGCAGAAAAGAAAAATTCAACTCCTTATAATATTAAATGTCCTCAATGTTATAATAACTTTTTACAGATCCAATTATTTTTTAAAGAAGAATATCATCCTATAGATTATTGCAATAGTTGCGATTATATTTGGCTCGATAAGTCCGAGATTGATGTTTTTTATAAAGCAAATTCTGGCTCAGTTACGAGGAAGTTAGAGTTTGAAGCTTATAAACTAAAAGAACATTTAGAGAAAGATAGAGAAGTTGAAGTTGAATATGCTGAATCGCCTAAGGAAAGAATTTATCAGATCCTTGGGTTACCTATTGAAAAAGATTATGAATCTTTAAAAAAGCCGGCGCTCCTTACTTGGAGCATTGCAGGGATATGTATATTATTTAGCATTTTCAATTGGCTGACAACTGATGATCTAAGTCAATTTGGGCTATTACCAAGTGATCCTTTTCGCAATTTCGGATTATCTTTCATTACTTCATTTTTTCAGCATGCTAACCTTTTACATTTATTAGGTAATATGTATTTTTTAGTAATATTTGGAGATAATATTGAAAACGAATTAGGAAAGATAAAAACCTTAATCTTGTTGGTTACGGCTGCAATATTTGGAGACCTAATAGATCTTATTGTTAGATTCGATAGTAATGTTCCATCAATTGGAGCAAGTGGCGGAATTGCCGGATTTCTAACTTTCTATTGTTTAAGGTTTCAGAACAATAAATTGTCTATATCTTTTCCTCAGAATTACAGGCATTGGCTCGAACGCAGGTATTGGAATGTAAAAGCGCCATATTTTGCATTGTACTGGATAGTTGCTCAGCTGATTGGCATCTTCTTAGTTTCAAATATTAATTATACAGTTCACCTTTCTGGAGCTGCAATAGGAATTCTTACTTACTATTATTATCGAAAAAAGTAA
- a CDS encoding alpha/beta hydrolase, translated as MKNIYLISGLGADGRVFDKIDFKAEKPKHISWIDPINGESLANYSKRLLGQIDLSQEVILIGVSFGGIIAVEIAKHIRTKQIIIISSIKTSSERPYFYNLISFLKIVNLIPAFLLKLYTPILSYYFGISSGEDKILLKDFLRNTKGSFVKWALQSILNWNNKEYPKNLIHIHGTKDKLFPYRLIEKSIPIEQGGHFMVLNKFAEISIELSTILNTSSQHTNNA; from the coding sequence TTGAAAAACATCTACTTAATAAGCGGCCTTGGCGCAGACGGAAGAGTCTTTGATAAAATTGATTTCAAAGCTGAAAAGCCGAAACATATTTCTTGGATAGATCCTATAAATGGAGAGAGTTTAGCAAACTATTCGAAACGACTATTGGGACAAATTGATCTGTCTCAAGAGGTTATCTTAATAGGAGTTTCTTTTGGTGGGATCATTGCAGTTGAAATTGCAAAGCATATACGAACAAAACAAATTATCATTATTTCAAGTATAAAAACTTCTTCGGAACGACCATATTTTTATAATCTTATATCTTTTCTTAAAATAGTGAATCTAATCCCTGCATTTTTACTTAAGTTATATACTCCAATTTTGTCGTACTATTTTGGTATTTCTTCCGGCGAAGATAAAATTCTCTTAAAAGATTTTTTGAGAAATACAAAAGGGAGTTTTGTAAAATGGGCTTTGCAATCTATATTAAATTGGAATAATAAAGAATATCCAAAAAATTTAATTCATATTCACGGGACTAAAGATAAACTTTTCCCATATAGATTAATTGAGAAATCAATCCCGATTGAACAGGGCGGTCATTTTATGGTTCTAAATAAGTTCGCTGAGATATCTATAGAACTTAGCACTATCTTAAATACTTCTTCTCAGCACACAAATAACGCATAA